From Periophthalmus magnuspinnatus isolate fPerMag1 chromosome 6, fPerMag1.2.pri, whole genome shotgun sequence:
AGTGTGTCAGAGAATATAAGCACTGCATTGGCCTATGGAACCAAGATCCAGTTCAACAGACCGTAAGTGAAAtgtcaaataatattactccaGTTGTATTTTGCTAATTCTCTAATGTTGCATTTTTAGGATGGTGTTCCCGGTTCAACTAAAGAACCTCCCTTATGAAAGCATGTTGAAGTTTCGGCTCATGGGCtcaaagagaggaaagagtccGGAGCTCTTGTGTTGGGCTGTTCTGCCACTTTTCAATAACAGGtaaatttacttttactgtttttgcaTTGTCAattttctttaaaggtgcactgtgtaacttttctggtggagggtacgccacctgtttgcctccatggagatgttattgctttacctggaatgttcacagatcagatctatggagagaccACCATGGTCACAGTACAGATCCCTGTTTTTAGTAATAAAAACGCCtgccttttaaaaaaataccaaatagaTATAGTTATTGCTATAGTGTTATACATTCCTGGGAAAAAGAATAACACCTTCATGGAGTGGAggacccctcaccagaaaagcaCTTTCTAACATTTCATTACGTGTACTATCATAACCATTTGCCATATTCCCCTGGTCCTCACTGTGCATAGATCTCTGGTAAACGGGACCATCCTCCTCAGTATGTCCTCTCTGACAGAGCACCCCGCCCCTCCCTCCCCTGCTCTGGCTGATGCACACAGACAGCCCATGGGAGTCCTTATACAGGTCTGTTTTATCAGATAGCATTGCCACCTGGTGGCACAAATGAAGTTCTAAACACCTCATGTTGTGTCCTCTTTAGCTTGAGTTTTCACACGAGTTTGAATGGACCTTTTGGCGTCCGTTAGCACTACCTGGCTCCTCGATATTCAGTCAACCTTGTCAAGATGTACACAAGAAAATGCGGGAGGTGTCTATGAACCATTGCCTCTGCTTGTAAGTAAACTCAGTATTTTTAATGATGTTATTTTATTGTGGAAAACAATTAGATTAATTTATCTAGATGTGAAAGTAATTGTACTTTGCCTTTTTGGCATGATTGTTTCTACTTGCATCATTGTTTTTAGCCTGACCCCAAATGAAAAAGCATTTCTCTGGAGTAAGCGGTACGTTGCTGATAAAGGGAGCACCTTCTTGCACCTGTTATTGGGGGGAGTGGAAGAATGGAGACCAGAGAATTTAACAGAGATCTACACAGTGGTAGACAACTGGGCCATCCACCTGCCTGAAGAGGCACTGTTCCTGCTCAGTGACAAGTAGGCTAGCAAAGTCAGTCAGATTATGTAggataaaaataacatttgccTCATTCTTTTTTAGCTTTCATGACCAAACTGTAAGAAAAGCAGCTGTGCGTTACTTTGAGCAGATCCCAGACAGTGAACTAGAAAATTTTCTGCCACAACTGGTCCAAGTAAGCAAGCCTTTATTATTTCAGTCTTTAATAAATGACCATGGTGTTTGATTTATGTCACATAAACAATCAGTGGTTGGCTGTTTAccttttatttctgtttcacacAGGCTTTAAGAAGTGAATGGGAACTTGATGGACCTCTAGTTATGCTGCTCTTGGAAAGATCTGTCAAAAACATACGTATTGCCCACCAGCTGTACTGGTAagcattgatttaaaatgtcattaattCACTATTGTAGTTCTGTCCCGAGATTTGTTTTAGAATGTAGTTTTAGTAGTGTCCTCAAAGCATTTGATAGTAATCTTATACATACTTACACATTATGCTTTTTGCATAATGGACATGTAGGTTGCTAGAAGATGCGCACCAGGACCCTCATTACCAGAACTGGTTCAGTAAAGTGCAGGCGGCTCTACGGCACTGCTGCGGACACACCTTACGAAAGGAGCTGGATAATGAAGCCCGTTTGGTCTCTCTGCTCACTCAAGTGGCAGATAAAGTCCGCCAGGCTGACAAGAGCAAACGCAAGGTCTGTGCTCAATATCTGACAGGAATCACAGCTCCTATTACCTACCAAGGCCAACACTGTAAATGAGAATTTGTTCccatgttttggtttattttgttttggtaaagTAAAGGTTAAACAAGGATAGGGCAGTCATCACCCACTGCATCTCTTGTTGCCGTTTCACTGTGTTCATAAGGCTCTGAACATAAAAACCCTACAACTTGTGCATCTTAGGAGCAATCTTGTGTTTGGCTTTataatttgtctgttgttttaaCATGCTTACACTCattacatgtgttgtgtgtgtgtgttttaatccATAGGGCATTTTAAATAGTGAGAAGTACAAGATTAAAGAATTCTTTCACAATGGGACAAGCTGCTGTTTACCACTAGATCCTGCTGTTCATATAGCAGCAGTGGATATAGAGGTAAAGACTTGGGACACATATGTACATTTTTCCCAGTGAATATATTCAAatgttaaatgattttatttttatttaaatgtaaaaatagtagattgtgcatttttaattattttcaatTAATGTGTTTGAAACCTATGAAGTCCCCAAAATATTGCTTATaaacaaagtaaatgttttcGAATGGGCTGGATACTTTAAAATTTTTTATTGTAATCACTCTGTTGATAAAGtaagtatttgtgtgtgtttcaaatgttttcttttctatttgaGGCCTGCAAGTTTTACAACTCCAACGCAGCTCCTCTTGGGCTTTCATTCATCGGTAGTGACCTTCTTGGCAAGAACGTCAGCATCATCTGCAAAGTCAGTGCAatagttatttttttccatcatAAAAAGACTGTCTGGTAGTAtgttatgttgtgtttgtgtgctgtTAGACTGGAGATAACCTCCGTCAAGATATGCTGGTGCTGCAGATTGTTCGTATGATGGACCAGATATGGCTCCAGGAGGGATTGGACATGCAGATGGTCACCTACAAGTGCCTCTCAACTGGCAGGACTGAAGGTCAGCATCTTGTGATGTGggctttttattcatttgtaagCTCTATTTCTAAATATCTTTTAACTGTGGTGTCTCCAGGTTTGATAGAGGTGGTGCCAGAGGCCGTCACTCTGGGAAAAATCCATCAGGAGTGGGGTTTGAGCGGGACCATGAGAGACGACACTCTGGAGAAGTGGTTTCATATGTTCAACAAAACCCATGAAGACTATGAAAAGGTTATTatctctctcctactctctctctctctctctctattgaCTACTGTATGCCACACTATATTTAGTCTGTTTTCATTCTCTTGTGTCCAGGCTGTGACCAACTTCATTCACTCCTGTGCTGGTTGGTGTGTGGCGACTTTTATCCTAGGCATCTGTGACCGTCACAACGACAACATCATGCTGAAGaacactggccacatgtttCACATCGACTTTGGCAAGATCTTTGGCAATGCACAGAAGTTTGGCAGTTTCAAAAGGtatgcatttttaaatctactcgatttgggatttttttattAGTTCATTTATATTGATTGGTTTTCACTGATTTCGCAGGGATCGCTCACCATTCATCTTTTCCTCTGAGATGTGTCACTTCATCACATGTGGACGAAAAAAGCCTCAGCGCATGCATCTCTTTGTGGATCTATGCTGCCAGGCCTACAATGCCatcagggggcgctctgctcttATACTCAGTCTGTTGGAGCTGGTAACGCCTGAAGCCTATGTGTGGCATgactttacatttacatatctgACAAAATACTCTTGTTTTCAGATGCTTTATGCAGGAATGCCCGAAGTgaaaagcagcagtgttctgcaGTTTGTTCAAAACAACCTCCGGCCACAGGACACAGACCTGGAGGCTACATCCTTTTTCACAATGTAACTTTAACattataaaaactaaacaaagccTTTTAAATGACTTCTTCCATTCTTGTTTTGTATGCCATTTATTACAGGAAGATTGAGGAGAGcctgaaatgtgtgtttgtgaagaTCAATTTTATGACACATACCTTTGCTCAAGGGAAAAAAACGGGCATAGTAAACAGTGAAGGTGGCATGCCTTCCACTAGCACCAACATCCAGCATGCTGTCATTCAAGGATACTCTGGTGAAGGAAAGCAAGTGGTAGGTCTCTTTTTGTTTATGGGTACTTTTTCATTTCTGGTTGAAGTGTGAGCTCAGAATAgttttgttaaaaatgacaAGGATAAACTTGTAGGCGGCATGTTGGCTGAGTGGCTAACACTCAAACTTGACAGCCAGAAGGCATTCCACCaagccaaaacatgcacaatcgGTGTAATCCTCCAGTTAGGTGATCCTGACCAAGCCAACCTCAAGAGCTAGAGATGGCTGCCCAAGCTCTGCAGTGGCATTGAATTTTACATTTAAGCTGATCATTGCATCAACTGCCTGAGGAAAATATGTTGACATTTTTAATGCTTCTGCATTGtattatattaaaattgtatgattttaactttatctGTGCTTTTTATAGtcaatgtaaatgttttgtttgcagAACTTTGATCTAAGAATAACCATTGATGATGGTTACACTTTAAGGAAAATGACATTTGGACAATTTGAACTGATCCATAAAAGGATTCAGAATCTCTTTATTGATTCAGCTCTGCCACAGTAAGTAGGTATCGTTTCTCATCAAATTTTACCTTTAAACTAATTTGTATTTCGGCATCATCTCCTCTTAGGTTCCCCTCTTGGTTTCAGATGTCTTTCACATCTGCCAGAAAAATGTCTCTGCTCAACAAGTACTTAAAGCAGCTCTTTGACGGACCCTGCAAAGGGGTAAGCCCTTTTTTTACTGGGAAATGTTGCTTATGCTATATAGCAAATACCAATTATcatcttgtttttgttctgttcacTGTAGAATGAATATGTATGCACACTGTTCATGGATGGTCCCGAAGAGGCCCAACGAACTCTCGGCAGGGGTACATTCTTTGATACAAAATTATGTGTAACTCTAAAAAGAAGGCACCATTTATCTCTTGTACAtataaaaatctatatataaATCGTTTGCAGAAGCCCGCCCTCAGATTCAGCTAAATCTTACTTATAAAGACAACAAGCTCTCTGTGCTGATCAAACacttgaaaaacattgtgagttttaagtctTGTAATTTAGCATGCACATTAAAGCTAAAACTACTGACATGTTTACACTGTTTATTCTAAACAGAAGTACTCCAGTGGATCAAGCCCCGACACTTACGTGGTCACACGGCTGCGACCTGATCCACGTCTGCGCTCCAAGAGAAAAACTAAAATGGTTCGCAATAATGGCAACCCCACATTCAATGAACTGGTACTGCACTGCATTTGAAGTTTTAGATTATgttcaaaataaccaaaatactGCATGTGAAATATTTACCTTCACAGATAGAGTATGACAATGTACCTGCCAATTCAGTGTATGGGATGGTTCTGGAGGCCACTGTGAAGAGTAGGAAGAAATTTGTGGGTGCCACAAGCATTAAACTGGAggagcatttatttaacaaGGAGCAATGGTTTCCACTGGGCAACTGTGAAGTCTAGCAACAGAGTGATGCACTGTGGATCTTTGACCAACAGGTGGAGCAGCTGCACCAGAAGAAGTTCATAAGATACTGAAATCGTCAGGCTATACAGGACTGATTTTATTGCCTTTATCAAAAGCAACATATTCTCATTCCACTGTGTAACTCAGGCAGCTGATTTTGGCCCCCCACGGGAACTCTGAAGGAAactgtttacatgtttattttttactgtgtaCAAACGGATGAAGTCATGGACTACTATATCACAAAAGTGCTGCGGTCTAGTGTTAATTGATGCAGAGGTGTCCACTCCATGGCATCATGAACACTGTCTGCTCAGTGTTTTGACTGAGTCTATTTATTTGATGACTGGATTTGAAGAGGGATGGGGAAGGATTCTCTTTTACCTTATCCCCTGGCCCAAGATGGAATAACTATAAGAACACCGAAACTGATCAGTTTCGGTGTTCTTATGcatgtattatgtaaaatgcagtcaaagtagttttaaaatgtactttcgGTCAATAAAGAGTGTTTATTTCTGCACACTTTTTATGCTTGCGTGAGTGTTTTTATGGATACCATACATGAACAAAAAGAGAGGCTGGATCCAAGCTACACCCATTCTGGTCTCGGAGGGGCACCCAGCGGTACCCTGTAGGGGCAGGAAAAGGAAAATTGTGTGTCATACAAGTCTGCTCATCAATACTGCTGACACACCACATGCATGTAATACAATAACACTCACAAAATGTGCTTTGATGTAAGTGAAACCTGCTTTAACCTTGGTTTTACCCCACAGGCTTACCTTTCTTCATGCTGAGGAAGGGCAGGGTGTACTGGCCCACAAACTCGCTGCTGAAGAGGCCGGTCCGGTCCCGCACACAGAAGCGCACCAGGCTCAGCTCTGGGATGGTGATTTTAAAAGTCATGACTGTTCCCCAGTACGGACTCAAGGCTAAAGGGTCATACAAACACACGAATCACCACTGACCAATATAACTATAGCCTGGAAAAGACTCTTAAAATCTACTCTTCATTTATTAGAGTTTTGGGAGTTGGCAGTGCTTTTATACTTTatcatttaattgtttttatacaACATTTTGAGTCTGTTTTCCCCTTTCCCCATGCTGAACAGTGTAAGATTACTTTCTAGCTAGGCCTGCCAAACCACATTGGTATTTTacccaaacaaaaaacagcaaataGTTTTCAggtaaatatgttgaaaatagtCATAGAAATTAAATTTGACTTGCATTGGTTAAATTGTTTGATGTATCAAAGTACTTTAAtattataaaacaataacaatttgTAGGCGTCATACTAATCTAAACATAGGGCTGGGGAAtgaatcaaatttgaatcaagCTCAAGATTGTTGGTTTGGACTTCAGACTTTGGAGGCATAAACTGGGTTATTTTTTGTGAATaagtttttgtttatgttgaaatcaacactgaaagccatttttattttgtcactaaaaagataaaattgaattgaaaatcgCAATGGATCAAaatgaaggggggggggggaatcctctttttgttttctttttttttttggccatatcCCCAGCCCTACCTAACAAGTACTTGGCCTCAAAGACAACCAGCTTGAACTAAAAAATAGCCTTTCTGTATTTGTATGTCATGTTTACGATGTGCTACTTACAGTTGTTTCTGATGATCTGTGTTTTCCCCTTGCCGACATCACAGGCCACTCCATAGATCTTCACTTTGACAAAGGGATCCATGGCCTTCCCACCAGTCACAGGTAAGTTAGACCCACTGATCACCTGAGGTATGGATACATGTACAGAGAGGACAATCAAAGAGAAGGGGCTtagcagaggaagcagagaagACAAGATGAGAGGAAGGTAAACAACTTAAATTAGGGCTGTAATTATTAAAGTCTACAAGGATAGCCAGCCATAGATAGAGATTATCCAGACTTTTACTTGGTTGGTTTGGGTAAGATGTTTTTTGCATCTAAATAATACTTTTAGTTGTAGtactcagaggtgggtagagtagccaaaaattgtactccaATCAGaataacgttacttcaaaataatattactcaagtagaagtacaaagtagtggtccaagaaattaatcatgagtaaaaaaaagtatttactcaagtaagagtcacttaaagagtaactgccaAGACATAACCTCTGTTTTATAAATTGACATTGATGTAATTttcaaggacaaaacattaaataatgcacaaaatctggtattttcaaaggatggacacaaaaatgagaaaaactaaatcctatctgaaggagcagtgcaagaaacacaaatgttcaaataataattcaaataatttcatatagtCAACATAAACCTTATTTAAACATCTACAAGCAGCTATTTCAAGATAAATAATGTCACTAAACTtattataaaaattaaaaaatattaaaataaaatattaaattaaaaaaaaacatggcttaGTGCCAACACATTGTGTAGCAATCTGCCACGAATGCACCTAGGCTGATACTAAATAGAGTGGAGCTAATTGATTAATTAGACCATGTGTATAATTGCATTAGCACTGCATCCTCTTTCTGGGGTTGAGCATCTCATTAAGTGAAGTCATTATTATGGAGTTTTACATCATTATTGGTTCATGGGATCAGCAAAGAGCCCTCAAGAGAAGCCACAGAAACCTTCTGTTTGAAGGGCACATATTCAATTATAAAATCAATAATATTATATTACTTAAATGTGTTGCCTTACTACAAATGCATAATCAAGCTACCTTTATAATCACATTTGCCATGCCATGATGTCCCCATCCTGGATCAAATCTTTTCATTGACATGAGCACGTCTGGTTTCAAGACGTACCCACAACCTCCGTTGTCCAGGAAACGGCCATCATTGAGGTCGATGGCCACGTCTGATGACTGGAAATTAAGGGccactgaaaaagaaaaaaaaaacccatagcATTATTTCTAAACAGTATGTCAAATTGAATATGATAATAGTAGCAGCTCTGTGGGACAAGTTTCATCAGAGCTGAATAATCTATTTTAAAGTGAATAGTGAACACTTAGGGCAAGTGTCACCCTGTGCTCTGCAGCTGGCTGTGACTCagagcttggtgtgaagaagaGGTGCAAAAACTGAAGCATCTACCAGCAGTGTCAGACATGTCAAAGACCAGGGATTATCCAAGGTTTCAACATCACTATATATTGCAAAAGCTTAAAGTAGCCTATAAAGATGCCCTCAGGATGCTGCTGAAAAAGCCCAAGTCCAGTAGTGCCAGTTTCCTGTTCTGCCAGGCCCATGTGAACACTTTTCAGGCTCAAATGAGAACTTGGATGTACAAGTTCATCTGTCaactaaatgtatttatttatttatctttatctatAAAGGGAGAACCCAATTAATGCACATTCCTTTTCACGGGCAGGtccatttttaacattaaaaacaggtgcaggtgtgagtataaatgtttgtcatgagattattaaattgcatttgtgacACCATTGTATCCTGTTTTTAGACTCATACAAATATGAGATCTTGACAGATAGCGaaggccaacctacttttttatagtgtacagtgatgggtttaaaatTCGTCACCtcttatgaaacgaagggctgagtgtaaggtttcaaagtagaggctgaagtctaaGTGACTGAGAACTCTctggtggtggtgctggtgaACTCCAGGTGTAGAATAGCAACAGTTATGCTGTCACT
This genomic window contains:
- the pik3c2g gene encoding phosphatidylinositol 3-kinase C2 domain-containing subunit gamma isoform X1, coding for MDSARRRFEWLNRQDAEVSDEPLPLRDDIEEHYEPIGVFPENEEHIYEPTIEGIISPTNQRPIPRPRSWIARTPQTQQVTKGLQRTRFSEYLPGRLGIPPPPLPPRGPLLHTRSAETHEPISRFPRSRTEFKVQDPWGITLVDTPQGSTKSLATLSSSVSQLMSRYKHTDEHNTGIVWARLLHIHPALLQQVEVTVSVATDWDNHQLPFPTPVNQTVNSVIDEVFTLLDIPRRTNGRYVLKLCDSEEYLHNEDLLGMHETIHTYCRFNYIVPMRLLHINDFRHCLARDVEDDRTPCELLQFLHLGCFFNVSKLSLQDVLGNFNKEVANFMKGKAQLNVHAIVGRVRTVSSLLCGVSTQELEDAIGMINRINPVPMSAEEMSQCETAILMLHKALQRVLQVFFDNFQSDFRGLGVEYNLQCCDIEQTNDILQFNVAALYRLQSAWMNYECFSVSCDLLYVNTKICESSVSENISTALAYGTKIQFNRPMVFPVQLKNLPYESMLKFRLMGSKRGKSPELLCWAVLPLFNNRSLVNGTILLSMSSLTEHPAPPSPALADAHRQPMGVLIQLEFSHEFEWTFWRPLALPGSSIFSQPCQDVHKKMREVSMNHCLCFLTPNEKAFLWSKRYVADKGSTFLHLLLGGVEEWRPENLTEIYTVVDNWAIHLPEEALFLLSDNFHDQTVRKAAVRYFEQIPDSELENFLPQLVQALRSEWELDGPLVMLLLERSVKNIRIAHQLYWLLEDAHQDPHYQNWFSKVQAALRHCCGHTLRKELDNEARLVSLLTQVADKVRQADKSKRKGILNSEKYKIKEFFHNGTSCCLPLDPAVHIAAVDIEACKFYNSNAAPLGLSFIGSDLLGKNVSIICKTGDNLRQDMLVLQIVRMMDQIWLQEGLDMQMVTYKCLSTGRTEGLIEVVPEAVTLGKIHQEWGLSGTMRDDTLEKWFHMFNKTHEDYEKAVTNFIHSCAGWCVATFILGICDRHNDNIMLKNTGHMFHIDFGKIFGNAQKFGSFKRDRSPFIFSSEMCHFITCGRKKPQRMHLFVDLCCQAYNAIRGRSALILSLLELMLYAGMPEVKSSSVLQFVQNNLRPQDTDLEATSFFTMKIEESLKCVFVKINFMTHTFAQGKKTGIVNSEGGMPSTSTNIQHAVIQGYSGEGKQVNFDLRITIDDGYTLRKMTFGQFELIHKRIQNLFIDSALPQFPSWFQMSFTSARKMSLLNKYLKQLFDGPCKGNEYVCTLFMDGPEEAQRTLGREARPQIQLNLTYKDNKLSVLIKHLKNIKYSSGSSPDTYVVTRLRPDPRLRSKRKTKMVRNNGNPTFNELIEYDNVPANSVYGMVLEATVKSRKKFVGATSIKLEEHLFNKEQWFPLGNCEV
- the pik3c2g gene encoding phosphatidylinositol 3-kinase C2 domain-containing subunit gamma isoform X2; protein product: MDSARRRFEWLNRQDAEVSDEPLPLRDDIEEHYEPIGVFPENEEHIYEPTIEGIISPTNQRPIPRPRSWIARTPQTQQVTKGLQRTRFSEYLPGRLGIPPPPLPPRGPLLHTRSAETHEPISRFPRSRTEFKVQDPWGITLVDTPQGSTKSLATLSSSVSQLMSRYKHTDEHNTGIVWARLLHIHPALLQQVEVTVSVATDWDNHQLPFPTPVNQTVNSVIDEVFTLLDIPRRTNGRYVLKLCDSEEYLHNEDLLGMHETIHTYCRFNYIVPMRLLHINDFRHCLARDVEDDRTPCELLQFLHLGCFFNVSKLSLQDVLGNFNKEVANFMKGKAQLNVHAIVGRVRTVSSLLCGVSTQELEDAIGMINRINPVPMSAEEMSQCETAILMLHKALQRVLQVFFDNFQSDFRGLGVEYNLQCCDIEQTNDILQFNVAALYRLQSAWMNYECFSVSCDLLYVNTKICESSVSENISTALAYGTKIQFNRPMVFPVQLKNLPYESMLKFRLMGSKRGKSPELLCWAVLPLFNNRSLVNGTILLSMSSLTEHPAPPSPALADAHRQPMGVLIQLEFSHEFEWTFWRPLALPGSSIFSQPCQDVHKKMREVSMNHCLCFLTPNEKAFLWSKRYVADKGSTFLHLLLGGVEEWRPENLTEIYTVVDNWAIHLPEEALFLLSDNFHDQTVRKAAVRYFEQIPDSELENFLPQLVQALRSEWELDGPLVMLLLERSVKNIRIAHQLYWLLEDAHQDPHYQNWFSKVQAALRHCCGHTLRKELDNEARLVSLLTQVADKVRQADKSKRKGILNSEKYKIKEFFHNGTSCCLPLDPAVHIAAVDIEACKFYNSNAAPLGLSFIGSDLLGKNVSIICKTGDNLRQDMLVLQIVRMMDQIWLQEGLDMQMVTYKCLSTGRTEGLIEVVPEAVTLGKIHQEWGLSGTMRDDTLEKWFHMFNKTHEDYEKAVTNFIHSCAGWCVATFILGICDRHNDNIMLKNTGHMFHIDFGKIFGNAQKFGSFKRDRSPFIFSSEMCHFITCGRKKPQRMHLFVDLCCQAYNAIRGRSALILSLLELMLYAGMPEVKSSSVLQFVQNNLRPQDTDLEATSFFTMKIEESLKCVFVKINFMTHTFAQGKKTGIVNSEGGMPSTSTNIQHAVIQGYSGEGKQVVGKDKLVGGMLAEWLTLKLDSQKAFHQAKTCTIGVILQLGDPDQANLKS